In Thermoproteales archaeon, the sequence ATTATGATAGGAACTCCTATTATTTCGGGTACTGAGTAACTATGCATTTTTTTTCACTTCTTCTAGTAACCTATGAAAAGCTTTCATCGAAGATTTACAAATTAGTAAAACTTCTTCGCATTCCTCAATAGCTCCCTTCCACCAGAACCTAAATTTTACTCCCCGTACAACATTAACACATGCTACAAGCTTAGACTTTAAAAGCACATCCGATATTTTTTCAGCTTCGTCGATTGAGGGAACAGTTATGAATACTACGATGTCGGCCCCACTGCTCATGCTATAAAATTTATAGAAGTTCTGATTATTCAGCTTTTCTAACGACCAAACCTTCTATGCCTTTGCTGGTATATTCTTATTGCGCGCAGAAAATCTATCTTCCTGAACTCGGGCCAGAAAACATCTATAAATATTAGCTCAGAATACGCGGCTTGCCATAATAGAAAATTACTTAATCTTTCTTCTCCACTTGTTCTGATTATCAAATCTGGTGATTGCTTCGGAAGATGCGAAGTAAATAGATATTTTTCAAAAACTTCTTCGTTTAGATTCTCAATGTTTATTTTTCCTTCTCCAAAATCTATTAATATTTTCTTTACAGCTTCGAGTATTTCAAGTCGTCCACCATATGCTATAGCGATGTTAAGAAAGCGGTCGTTATA encodes:
- a CDS encoding divalent-cation tolerance protein CutA, whose translation is MSSGADIVVFITVPSIDEAEKISDVLLKSKLVACVNVVRGVKFRFWWKGAIEECEEVLLICKSSMKAFHRLLEEVKKNA